In a genomic window of Herpetosiphonaceae bacterium:
- a CDS encoding DUF2723 domain-containing protein, giving the protein MGGVAGQATIRRRAARRYDAIIFIGVLLLALLLYVATLLPGIGSQDTPEFQRVAPTLGVAHPTGYPLYTLLGWLWTRLPLGGTPAWRMNLLSAVLAALAVGVLYACSRAMDHRRTLGVAIALSLAATFTFWSQATITEVYALATLLQVALIWALLCWRSGDAPLWLVGLLLGLGLAHHRLITLMVPGMLLFVLLSRRLGLREVAAALAAILAPCLLYLYLPLRAPAWVDRSDFLWEYATARSWAGTLLNFAHLREEGSARLLYLVRYFIWPQFLPVGALLALIGGLRLIRRDRALAALLISTYGFVFIFCAAYYVNDVEIFLLPAHVIAALLLGEGSMAVVSRLPRWAGTAVSTCLLALPVVLVSRNVQPIRSMNTDSAEVIVREIMAQPLPTSAVVIVDWSYFEGLRYLQDVEGQRRDLELILSFNYDEHHQIIHDRIAQGRSVFLLRPWPNLGIDQWPQGMLWKVGDTPPTGQVATAATIQWSEGIKLTEYVLMPGPYQPGQIVPLKLTWEINGRPRQRYTLFVHLVAADGSKWGQQDADAPTDQWQPGEQHSELYGPVLSPHVPPGRYQIVIGWYNQRKLERLPLEQNSETAEARDYVILGEIEVTPRR; this is encoded by the coding sequence ATGGGTGGAGTAGCAGGACAGGCCACCATCCGGCGGCGCGCCGCCCGGCGGTATGACGCGATCATCTTTATTGGCGTGCTGCTCCTGGCTTTGCTGCTGTACGTCGCCACGCTGCTGCCGGGTATCGGAAGCCAGGACACGCCGGAGTTTCAGCGAGTCGCGCCGACGCTGGGAGTGGCGCATCCCACCGGCTACCCGCTGTACACGCTGCTCGGCTGGCTATGGACGCGCCTGCCGCTCGGCGGTACGCCCGCCTGGCGCATGAATCTGCTCTCTGCGGTGCTCGCGGCGCTGGCTGTCGGCGTGCTCTATGCGTGCAGCCGCGCGATGGACCACCGACGCACACTGGGCGTCGCCATCGCGCTGAGCCTGGCCGCGACATTCACGTTCTGGTCGCAGGCCACGATCACCGAGGTCTATGCACTCGCGACGCTGCTCCAGGTAGCGCTGATCTGGGCGCTGCTGTGCTGGCGATCAGGAGACGCGCCGCTGTGGCTGGTGGGGCTGCTGTTGGGCCTGGGACTGGCTCATCACCGGCTGATCACCTTGATGGTCCCTGGCATGCTGCTCTTCGTGCTCCTCAGCCGACGGCTGGGCCTGCGCGAGGTGGCGGCTGCCCTCGCGGCGATACTGGCTCCATGCCTGCTGTATCTCTACCTGCCCCTGCGAGCGCCTGCCTGGGTCGACCGCTCGGACTTTCTGTGGGAGTATGCCACGGCCCGATCGTGGGCTGGCACGCTGCTGAACTTCGCTCACCTGCGCGAGGAGGGCTCTGCCCGGCTGCTGTATCTTGTACGCTACTTTATCTGGCCGCAGTTTCTCCCAGTGGGCGCGCTGCTCGCGCTGATCGGCGGCCTGCGCCTGATCCGCCGTGATCGCGCCCTTGCCGCCCTGCTTATATCGACCTACGGCTTCGTCTTCATCTTCTGCGCGGCCTATTATGTCAACGACGTAGAAATCTTCCTGCTTCCGGCGCACGTGATCGCCGCGCTGCTGCTTGGCGAGGGCAGCATGGCTGTCGTCAGTCGCCTGCCGCGATGGGCAGGTACCGCCGTGAGCACATGTCTGCTGGCGCTGCCGGTTGTGCTGGTGAGCAGGAACGTCCAGCCGATCCGCAGCATGAACACCGACAGTGCCGAGGTCATCGTCAGAGAGATCATGGCACAGCCGCTACCGACCAGCGCCGTTGTCATCGTCGACTGGTCATACTTCGAGGGGCTGCGCTACCTTCAGGATGTCGAAGGGCAGCGCCGGGACCTGGAGCTGATCCTGAGCTTCAACTACGACGAACACCATCAGATCATCCATGACCGGATCGCCCAGGGTCGCTCGGTCTTTCTGCTCCGGCCCTGGCCCAACTTAGGCATCGACCAGTGGCCGCAGGGTATGCTCTGGAAAGTTGGCGACACGCCGCCGACCGGCCAGGTAGCGACGGCGGCTACTATTCAGTGGAGCGAAGGGATTAAGCTCACAGAGTATGTGCTGATGCCGGGGCCGTACCAGCCCGGACAGATCGTTCCGCTCAAGTTGACGTGGGAGATCAACGGGCGACCGCGCCAGCGCTATACCTTATTCGTGCATCTGGTGGCCGCGGATGGCTCGAAGTGGGGGCAGCAAGATGCCGATGCGCCGACTGACCAATGGCAGCCGGGCGAACAGCATAGCGAGCTGTACGGCCCGGTTCTCTCGCCGCACGTTCCGCCAGGTCGCTACCAGATCGTTATTGGCTGGTACAACCAGCGCAAGCTCGAACGGCTACCCCTGGAGCAGAACAGCGAGACAGCAGAGGCGAGGGACTACGTGATCCTTGGTGAGATTGAGGTGACACCACGCCGCTAG
- a CDS encoding response regulator — protein sequence MTARVLILDEDPVLCDLYRTVLEDEGYEGIVAQALPEIDMVIRLQPDLILLDYFYGSTPHGWIFLIQLKTYVETDHIPVLLCTSDVAAVNAHAHDLATFNVNVVHKPFDLNDFLAAVRYSLPSDRAASAPLNSRARNGSTPAYKRP from the coding sequence ATGACTGCTCGCGTGCTCATCCTGGATGAAGATCCGGTGTTGTGCGATCTTTACCGCACAGTTCTGGAAGATGAAGGCTATGAGGGCATCGTCGCCCAGGCTTTGCCTGAGATCGACATGGTTATCCGCCTTCAGCCGGATCTGATTCTGTTGGATTACTTCTATGGCTCGACGCCGCACGGATGGATCTTTCTGATTCAGCTCAAAACATACGTGGAGACGGATCATATTCCAGTGCTGCTCTGTACCTCGGATGTCGCGGCGGTCAACGCGCACGCCCACGATCTCGCGACGTTCAACGTCAATGTGGTTCACAAGCCGTTCGACCTGAACGATTTTCTGGCGGCTGTACGCTATAGCCTGCCGTCCGATCGCGCTGCCAGCGCTCCGCTCAACTCGCGCGCGCGCAACGGGAGCACGCCCGCGTATAAGCGCCCGTAG
- a CDS encoding LLM class flavin-dependent oxidoreductase produces MQYGFVIPGGDPRTCAELAAEAEAAGWDGVFVPDGISIEGFPMHDPWVVLAAMAMRTERVKIGPMLTAISRRRPWKLARETMSVDHLSNGRLILSVGLGALDDGGLTRVGEATDRTIRAQRMDEALEILVGLWSGQPFSYQGTHYQVQEMTFLPTPIQSPRIPIWVVGAWPRPKSMQRVLRWDGLLPTMINPDGSFKAPTPTDIREMKAFIDERRTATTPFDIIMEGETPGKDRARAQEIVGPFIEAGITWWLESMWTSTGGAKAMRARIAQGPPRPA; encoded by the coding sequence ATGCAGTATGGCTTTGTGATTCCCGGCGGCGATCCCAGGACCTGCGCTGAGCTTGCGGCTGAGGCCGAGGCCGCCGGATGGGACGGCGTGTTCGTGCCAGATGGGATCTCCATCGAGGGCTTTCCCATGCACGATCCGTGGGTCGTGCTGGCGGCAATGGCGATGCGCACCGAGCGGGTCAAGATCGGGCCGATGCTGACGGCGATCTCGCGGCGTCGCCCGTGGAAGCTGGCCCGCGAGACGATGAGCGTCGATCATCTCTCCAATGGGCGGCTGATCCTATCGGTTGGCCTTGGCGCGCTGGACGACGGCGGCCTGACCAGAGTCGGAGAGGCGACCGATCGCACGATCCGGGCGCAGCGCATGGACGAGGCGCTGGAGATTCTGGTCGGCCTCTGGAGCGGACAGCCCTTCAGCTACCAGGGCACGCACTATCAGGTGCAGGAGATGACATTCCTGCCGACGCCGATACAGTCGCCCCGCATTCCGATCTGGGTGGTCGGCGCGTGGCCGCGCCCGAAATCCATGCAGCGGGTCTTGCGCTGGGATGGCCTGCTTCCGACGATGATCAACCCTGATGGCTCGTTCAAGGCGCCGACGCCGACGGATATTCGCGAGATGAAAGCCTTTATCGACGAGCGCCGCACCGCGACCACGCCCTTCGATATTATTATGGAAGGCGAGACGCCGGGCAAGGACCGGGCACGCGCTCAGGAGATCGTCGGGCCATTCATCGAGGCGGGCATCACCTGGTGGCTGGAGTCGATGTGGACCAGCACCGGCGGAGCGAAGGCGATGCGGGCGCGGATCGCGCAGGGACCGCCGCGTCCCGCGTAG
- a CDS encoding serine protease, protein MQIPVSRQSSMHRLLTLLIIVSALLASVATTSARPRPSDPHAIVSNDGFVPTANLAGVAFDAEGAYAAPTEGTGEVSKAAQRPVNDAHIAPAPQGDQVGIESIIGTDSRYQITNTTVYPYRAIAKITSSIGGCTGWLINANTVATAGHCIYGSGGWATNVVVYPGRNGTSTPYGSCGYTRLYSVSGWTTSRSPEYDYGAIKLNCSIGNTTGYFGYRWSSASLTGQPSYISGYPGDKPSGTQWRSDDSIRITETRRLFYANDTYGGHSGSPVWNNGASCSTCGIAIHAYGVGSNGYNGGTRITEAVFNNLTTWKNS, encoded by the coding sequence ATGCAGATCCCGGTTTCACGCCAGTCGTCCATGCACCGCCTCCTGACGCTGCTGATCATCGTTTCGGCGCTTCTGGCGAGTGTCGCTACCACCAGCGCCCGGCCCCGGCCCAGCGATCCGCACGCGATCGTCTCGAACGATGGCTTCGTTCCCACGGCGAATCTAGCCGGCGTGGCGTTCGATGCCGAGGGCGCGTACGCAGCACCGACCGAGGGCACCGGCGAGGTGTCAAAGGCGGCCCAGCGCCCCGTGAATGATGCGCATATCGCTCCGGCTCCGCAGGGCGATCAGGTCGGCATCGAGTCGATCATCGGCACGGATAGCCGCTACCAGATCACCAATACCACCGTGTATCCCTACCGGGCAATCGCCAAGATCACGTCGAGCATCGGCGGCTGCACCGGCTGGCTGATCAACGCCAACACCGTCGCTACGGCGGGTCACTGCATCTATGGCAGCGGCGGCTGGGCCACCAACGTGGTCGTCTATCCGGGCCGCAACGGCACCTCGACGCCCTACGGAAGCTGCGGCTATACGCGCCTCTACTCGGTCAGCGGGTGGACCACGAGCCGCAGCCCTGAGTACGACTACGGTGCGATCAAGCTGAACTGCTCGATCGGCAACACCACCGGCTACTTCGGCTATCGCTGGTCGTCGGCGAGCCTGACGGGCCAGCCGAGCTATATCTCCGGCTATCCCGGCGATAAGCCCTCCGGCACCCAGTGGCGCAGCGACGACTCCATCCGCATCACCGAGACGCGCCGCCTGTTCTACGCCAACGACACCTACGGCGGCCACAGCGGCTCTCCCGTGTGGAACAACGGCGCAAGCTGCTCGACCTGTGGCATCGCGATCCACGCCTACGGCGTCGGCAGTAACGGCTACAACGGCGGCACGCGCATTACTGAAGCCGTGTTCAATAACCTGACCACCTGGAAGAACTCCTAA
- a CDS encoding biliverdin-producing heme oxygenase: MAITSGRPLMDRLRAETHARHMRVEEQPLFRALAVRDLPLDSYVGFLTALAIVYGGLEQAVLRLPDREAGAIWDEHMRKLPLIERDLAFFKEHTLRPMPAATLHALIMDEQIRRRATDDPLTLLGYLYVLEGSTLGGIVLRAQVARAFKLKDGEGLAYLSSYDRQVKASWKRFTRQMNEAPLDDRTQQRIVIAAGEAFNGIERLVGALYPIPEQEMFELVGVLNPEAGNHFIADDAREIEAAMRAGDRSWRQVPYYEQRYGERGRRFTWSDSSWIVTLAQHSQEVIQHQIDWLGRLLAARGMPRWLLEQHLAVLHAELLQVVPEKRRDYTIFAQEAERLRDQRRAQIDEQTFHALAAAFEQQVGLEWSARLPGIGILIVAAVADEKAGIRHAVSSVEHWLIDPERFPPHWIAAVQATIEQARRHGT; this comes from the coding sequence ATGGCTATCACAAGCGGACGACCACTCATGGATCGGCTTCGGGCGGAAACGCACGCGCGGCACATGCGCGTGGAGGAGCAGCCTTTGTTCAGGGCGCTGGCGGTTCGAGATCTGCCGCTGGACAGCTACGTCGGGTTTTTGACGGCGCTGGCGATCGTGTACGGTGGCCTGGAGCAGGCGGTGCTACGGCTGCCGGATCGAGAAGCAGGCGCGATCTGGGATGAGCATATGCGCAAGCTGCCGCTGATCGAGCGCGATCTGGCCTTTTTCAAAGAGCACACGCTACGCCCTATGCCAGCCGCCACGCTCCACGCGCTGATCATGGACGAGCAGATCCGCCGCCGCGCGACCGACGATCCGCTGACGCTGCTCGGCTACCTCTACGTGCTCGAAGGCTCGACGCTCGGCGGGATCGTCCTGCGAGCACAGGTGGCGCGGGCCTTTAAGCTCAAGGACGGGGAGGGCCTGGCCTACCTTTCGAGCTACGACAGGCAGGTCAAAGCCTCCTGGAAGCGCTTTACGCGGCAGATGAACGAGGCACCGCTCGACGACCGCACGCAGCAGCGAATCGTGATTGCAGCGGGCGAGGCGTTCAACGGCATCGAGCGACTCGTCGGGGCGCTCTATCCGATCCCAGAGCAGGAGATGTTCGAGCTGGTCGGCGTGCTCAATCCGGAGGCCGGGAATCACTTCATCGCCGACGATGCCCGTGAGATCGAGGCGGCGATGCGGGCAGGCGATCGATCGTGGCGTCAGGTGCCGTACTACGAGCAGCGCTACGGCGAGCGGGGCAGGCGCTTCACCTGGAGCGATAGCTCATGGATCGTCACGCTGGCGCAGCACTCCCAGGAGGTCATCCAGCACCAGATCGACTGGCTGGGCCGTCTGCTGGCGGCGCGGGGCATGCCCCGCTGGTTGCTTGAGCAACACCTGGCCGTGCTCCACGCCGAGCTGCTCCAGGTCGTGCCCGAAAAACGGCGCGACTACACGATCTTCGCTCAGGAGGCCGAGCGGCTACGCGATCAGCGGCGGGCACAGATCGACGAGCAGACCTTTCACGCGCTAGCCGCCGCCTTTGAGCAACAGGTTGGGCTGGAGTGGAGCGCGCGCTTGCCAGGCATCGGCATCCTGATCGTCGCGGCGGTCGCCGACGAAAAGGCGGGCATCAGGCACGCCGTGAGCAGCGTTGAGCACTGGCTGATCGATCCTGAGCGGTTTCCGCCGCACTGGATCGCCGCCGTACAGGCAACCATCGAGCAGGCGCGGCGACACGGGACGTAA
- a CDS encoding Wadjet anti-phage system protein JetA family protein, giving the protein MAALFEIIPVGLFKPLAAPGAPIYAEVLLRLFGEAQRSYQPLSRETALYVVGDVLADPQALSLTEDADDAPLDEAAETTDTIQSRSAAILRYLTRCGWLRSEMQSDFTQTYILPDYTFRLLAVLSEITRNESPSLRGLICAIHDMLAAAVREGDAAIRLPEAHRQTIHLINGLKELQHNIGGHIEQLVQQSEARAILEQLFFNYRDEIVDRVYHQLRTTDHISRFRPGVLNALKQIEAHEQIDSIAQRLYQHRDAPTIEAAAMQALDQLREIREQFDALDRFLQAIDTRHSQFIDAAVRNIELRLTASSTTSGQLHAILTQLLAAPADAALLDEAASLISLFRLELLDQESLAAPGRAATPFVPERRALPVISEAEKAAARAATRRQLNRAISRERVRRFALDLLGQRESVRGSEIQLDDPAELPLLIYLGVYGDGSLGYRVEDTEDGAWIMHEQIGFRDFTLRRVL; this is encoded by the coding sequence ATGGCAGCTCTCTTTGAGATTATTCCGGTCGGACTCTTCAAGCCGCTCGCCGCACCGGGAGCGCCGATCTACGCCGAGGTCTTGCTACGGCTCTTCGGCGAGGCGCAGCGCAGCTACCAGCCGCTCTCGCGCGAGACAGCGCTGTATGTCGTCGGCGATGTGCTGGCCGATCCGCAGGCGCTCAGCCTGACGGAGGACGCCGACGATGCGCCGCTCGACGAGGCTGCGGAGACGACCGACACCATTCAAAGCCGCTCCGCCGCGATCCTGCGCTACCTGACGCGCTGCGGCTGGCTGCGCAGCGAGATGCAGAGCGATTTTACCCAGACGTACATCCTGCCTGATTACACGTTTCGGCTGCTGGCGGTCTTGAGCGAGATCACCCGCAACGAGTCGCCGTCGCTGCGCGGCCTGATCTGCGCGATCCACGATATGCTGGCGGCGGCGGTGCGCGAGGGCGATGCCGCGATTCGCCTGCCCGAAGCGCATCGGCAGACGATCCATCTGATCAACGGGCTGAAAGAGTTGCAGCATAACATCGGCGGGCACATCGAGCAGCTTGTGCAGCAGAGCGAGGCCCGCGCGATTCTGGAGCAGCTTTTCTTCAACTACCGCGACGAGATCGTCGATCGAGTCTATCACCAGTTGCGCACCACCGATCACATCTCGCGCTTCCGGCCCGGCGTGCTCAATGCGCTGAAGCAGATCGAAGCCCACGAGCAGATCGATAGCATCGCGCAGCGGCTCTACCAGCACCGCGACGCGCCGACGATCGAGGCGGCGGCGATGCAGGCGCTCGACCAGCTCCGCGAGATCCGCGAGCAGTTCGACGCGCTCGATCGCTTTTTGCAGGCGATCGATACCCGCCACAGCCAGTTTATCGACGCGGCGGTGCGCAACATCGAGCTACGGCTGACCGCCAGCAGCACTACCAGCGGGCAGCTTCACGCCATTCTGACACAACTCCTGGCCGCGCCCGCCGACGCCGCGCTGCTCGACGAGGCCGCTTCGCTGATCAGCCTGTTCCGGCTTGAGCTGCTCGATCAGGAGTCGCTAGCGGCGCCAGGCCGCGCCGCCACACCATTTGTGCCGGAGCGCCGCGCGCTGCCGGTGATCTCGGAGGCCGAGAAGGCTGCCGCGCGTGCTGCCACCCGCCGCCAGCTCAACCGCGCGATCAGCCGCGAGCGCGTCCGCCGCTTTGCACTCGATCTGCTGGGCCAGCGCGAGTCGGTGCGAGGCTCCGAGATCCAGCTTGACGATCCCGCTGAGCTGCCGCTGCTGATCTACCTGGGCGTCTATGGCGACGGATCGCTCGGCTACCGCGTCGAAGACACCGAGGACGGCGCGTGGATCATGCACGAGCAGATCGGCTTTCGCGACTTTACGCTGCGCCGAGTGCTATAA
- a CDS encoding SbcC/MukB-like Walker B domain-containing protein, whose protein sequence is MPTNTSTCRPTIRLVAFDEAFSKMDQDRIGATLDLFQYFKLQIITATPLERCEYLVPKMCTSLVLTGIGDQVLIEPYRNYAAKLEEVDVT, encoded by the coding sequence TTGCCCACGAATACGAGCACCTGCCGCCCGACGATTCGCCTGGTCGCGTTCGACGAGGCCTTCTCCAAGATGGACCAGGATCGGATCGGCGCGACGCTAGATCTGTTTCAGTACTTCAAGCTCCAGATCATTACCGCCACTCCCCTGGAGCGCTGCGAGTATCTGGTGCCCAAGATGTGTACGAGCCTGGTCCTGACCGGCATCGGCGATCAGGTGCTGATCGAGCCGTACCGCAACTACGCCGCCAAACTGGAAGAGGTCGATGTCACCTGA